Proteins encoded within one genomic window of Aquarana catesbeiana isolate 2022-GZ linkage group LG03, ASM4218655v1, whole genome shotgun sequence:
- the LOC141133987 gene encoding uncharacterized protein produces the protein MALAVSGGDNSTKGEDVNIWLLNYIKSHGGPYEIPQEYRQSWDLMKCFLSDNVFDKKTKEKKRKGIIIQGLLSCCTELIQEIKEKKQKILEQTQRYEEMEKGLNERISDLRLHAITTGEALIEKAKLCDDLSRVNEELSVKIQIVEKQLEECKHAANIAFDKLAEKSSYTHQNDTSKIKPDAKDYKPIYPWDELHAAPCIPAAPTTTTTVLNTDDSSEIKLITKQLKPQEMEAIIREIGQVPRYDVNRFMKWFCDLQRVRDTYNLNVEDLTRILQKSVGNGLWARILQNCGQRHKTKDVLKELLKALYGVTTNVCLSGKIRQMKDECPYELADRISIVMVYVMTGNPGFERGGLVHRAMLLEALDGDVREGILSVTPDPSDYSDILLRADNGWRRKCREDSLAVDAARTFRVEGQQNRDDSGPWRGRSYNTSGSYRRPESRGRPSKQPWVPFSEIRSERDRLQKELYKIQEEMKKIKAGGVKVATVEKESAVSPSTSHC, from the coding sequence ATGGCTTTGGCTGTGTCTGGCGGTGACAATAGCACTAAGGGAGAGGATGTGAATATATGGCTGCTAAATTATATAAAAAGTCATGGGGGGCCTTATGAGATTCCCCAAGAATATAGACAGTCATGGGATTTAATGAAATGCTTTTTATCCGATAATGTCTTTGATAAGAAAACTAAAGAAAAGAAACGTAAGGGTATCATTATTCAGGGACTACTATCTTGTTGCACAGAATTAATACAGGAGATTAaggaaaaaaagcagaaaattCTAGAACAGACTCAGAGATATGAGGAAATGGAGAAAGGGTTGAATGAGAGGATATCAGATCTCAGGTTGCACGCTATCACTACTGGGGAGGCATTGATTGAAAAGGCAAAATTATGTGATGATTTAAGTCGGGTAAATGAGGAATTGTCAGTAAAAATACAAATTGTTGAGAAACAGTTGGAGGAGTGTAAACATGCTGCTAACATTGCTTTTGATAAGTTGGCAGAAAAATCAAGTTACACGCATCAAAATGATACCTCTAAAATAAAGCCTGATGCCAAAGATTATAAGCCAATATATCCCTGGGATGAGTTACATGCAGCCCCATGCATACCAGCAGCTCCTACCACTACAACAACTGTATTGAACACTGACGATTCAAGTGAAATTAAATTGATTACAAAACAACTAAAGCCTCAGGAGATGGAAGCTATTATAAGGGAGATAGGTCAGGTACCCCGCTATGATGTAAACAGGTTCATGAAATGGTTCTGTGATTTGCAGAGAGTCAGAGACACATACAACTTGAATGTGGAGGACCTAACTAGAATTTTGCAGAAAAGTGTAGGTAACGGATTGTGGGCACGGATTTTGCAAAATTGTGGCCAGCGTCATAAAACTAAGGATGTTTTAAAGGAACTATTGAAAGCATTGTATGGTGTGACGACAAATGTGTGCTTGTCAGGAAAAATTAGGCAAATGAAGGATGAATGCCCATATGAACTTGCAGATAGAATTAGCATTGTGATGGTATATGTGATGACTGGAAATCCCGGTTTTGAGCGTGGTGGTTTGGTTCATAGGGCAATGTTATTAGAAGCATTGGATGGTGATGTCAGGGAAGGCATTTTATCTGTTACACCTGATCCTAGCGATTATAGTGATATTTTGTTAAGAGCGGATAATGGGTGgaggagaaagtgcagagaggaCAGTCTTGCGGTTGATGCAGCTAGAACTTTTAGAGTCGAGGGTCAGCAAAATAGAGATGATTCAGGACCCTGGAGAGGAAGATCTTATaacacttcaggtagttataggaggCCAGAATCCAGAGGAAGGCCTAGTAAACAGCCTTGGGTGCCGTTTAGTGAAATAAGAAGTGAGAGAGATCGTTTGCAAAAGGAGCTATATAAGAtacaggaagaaatgaaaaaaataaaagcaggagGGGTCAAAGTAGCAACAGTAGAAAAGGAAAGTGCTGTGTCTCCCTCTACCAGTCATTGTTAG